One Halobacterium wangiae genomic window, GGTCGGGCTCTGCTCGTTCCTGCTCATCGGGTTCTGGTTCCGCGAGCCCGGCCCGCCGAGTGCCGCGAAGAAGGCGTTCCTGGTCACCCGCTTCGGTGACTACTTCTTCCTCATCGGCGTCGTCGGCATCTTCGCGACGTTCGGCACGTCGCGGTTCATCGCGACGGGTGAGGGCGCAGAGAGCTTCCCGCACCTGGCCGAACTGGCCATCCAGGCCGTCAACGGCGAGGGGACGATGCCCGAACACGTGGCGTCGTTCCTCGACGTAATCGGCATGAGCGCCCAGTCGTGGTTCGCCATCCTGGGCCTGCTCGTGCTCGGCGGCGTCGTCGGGAAGTCCGCGCAGTTCCCGCTGCACACGTGGCTGCCCGACGCGATGGAGGGCCCGACGCCCGTCTCCGCGCTCATCCACGCCGCGACGATGGTGGCGGCCGGCGTCTACCTCGTCGCGCGCATGTACGGCTTCTACGCGCTGCTCCCGACCGTCCTCGCCATCATCGCGCTGGTCGGCGGGTTCACGGCGCTGTTCGCCGCGACGATGGGCGTCGTGAAGGACGAACTGAAACAGGTGCTCGCGTACTCGACCATCAGCCAGTACGGCTACATGATGCTCGGGCTGGGGGCCGGTGGCTACGTCGCCGCGACCTTCCACCTGATGACCCACGCGTTCTTCAAGGCACTGCTGTTCCTCGGCGCCGGGTCGGTCATCATCGCGATGCACCACAACGAGAACATGTGGGACATGGGCGGCCTCAAGGAGAAGATGCCCGTGACCTACTACACGTTCCTCTCTGGGAGCCTCGCGCTCGCCGGCATCGTGCCGTTCGCGGGCTTCTGGTCGAAGGACGAGGTGCTGTACTACGCCGTCAACTACGGTGCGGGCGAGACGCCGATCCTGCTCGCAGCGTACGCGATGGGCCTGCTCGCGGTGCTGTTCACGGGCTTCTACACGTTCCGCATGGTGTTCCTCACCTTCCACGGAGACGCACGCACGGAGACAGCCCGCGACCCCCACGGCGTCGGCTGGAACGTGAAGTTCCCGCTCGTCGTGCTCGGCGTCCTCGCGGCCACGGCCGGTCTCGTCAACATGACGCCCGTCGCCGAGTTCACGGGCGCGCACATCGAGTTCCTCCACCAGTGGCTGGTGATCCCCGAGGGCAGCGACTTCGCCGCGCTCGGCTACGACCAGTACCACCACCTGCTCGTCGACTTCTCGGGCTACGGCGAGGCCGAACTCTCGCCGCTCCTGCCCGCGGCACTGTCGCTGGCGCTCGCGCTCACCGGCGCGGGTCTGGCGTGGTTCCTCTACAGCGGCGACGAGCCGGAGGAACACACCGAGAAGCTCGGCAGCGCCAAGACGGTACTGTACAACAACTACTACCAGGACGAGTACCAGGTGTGGCTCGCCGAGGGGCTCACGCTCCCGCTCGCACGCGCGGCCAACACCTTCGACCAGGGCATCGTCGACGGCGTCGTCAACGGCGTCAGCAGCGTGAGCCTGTTCGCCGGCGGTCGCATCAAGCGCGTACAGGACGGGCTGGTGACCCACTACGCCGCGATGCTGGCGATCGGTCTGGTCGCACTCCTGGTGGCCTTCGGCCTCCTCGGGGGGTGGTTCTGAATGATTATCGAAGCACTCATCGCCGTCACGCTAATCTCGGCCATCGTCGTGATGCTCGCTCCCGACCGGGTTGCGGGCAAACTGGCGCTCGGCCTCAGTCTGCTCCCCGTCGTGGGGAGCCTCTGGATGTACGCGCAGTTCGACGCGGTCGGCAACGCCCTCTTCGACGAGGGGAGCCTCGCGTTCGAGACGATGACGCAGTGGATCACGGTCGGTCCGTACACGCTCAACTGGCACGTCGGCGTCGACGGCATCAGCATGCCGCTCGTCGTCCTGACGACGGTGCTCACGTCGCTGGCAATCATGAGCGCGTGGACGCCCATCGACTCCCGGCAGAGCCAGTTCTACGCGCTCATGCTGTTCATGGAGGCGAGCCTGCTGGGCGTCTTCACGGCGCTGGACTTCATCGTCTGGTTCGTCTTCTGGGAGTTCGTCCTCGTGCCGATGTACTTCCTCATCGGTATCTGGGGCGGGCCGCGCCGGAAGTACGCCGCGATCAAGTTCTTCGTCTACACGAACGTCGCCAGCCTGGTGATGTTCATCGGGTTCGTGGCGCTCGTCTTCGCCCTGCCCGTCGCGACGATGGACCTGCCCACCATCGCGGAGGCGCTCCGGGTGGGCGACTTCCAGACGACGTACGGACTCGGTGCCGAGGGCCTGAAGGTCGTCGCGTTCTTCGCGATGTTCTTCGGCTTCGCGGTGAAGGTGCCGACGATCCCGCTGCACACGTGGCTGCCGGACGCCCACGTGCAGGCGCCCACGCCGGCCTCGGTGATGCTGGCGGGCGTCCTCCTGAAGATGGGTACGTACGCCCTGCTCCGGTTCAACTTCACGCTCCTGCCAGACGTCGCCGCCACCTACGCGGTGCCCATCGCCGCCATCGCGGTGGCGTCGGTCATCTACGGGGCGATGCTCGCACTCGCACAGCAGGACCTCAAGCGCATCGTGGCGTACTCCTCGGTGTCCTCGATGGGCTACGTCATCCTCGGCCTCGTCGCGTACAACCACTACGGACTCGGTGGCGCGACGTTCCAGATGGTCGCCCACGGCCTCATCTCCGGGCTGATGTTCATGTGCGTCGGTGTCATCTACAACACCGCCCACACCCGGATGGTCGGGGACCTCTCGGGCATCGCGGACCGGATGCCCGTCACCGCGGCGGTGTTCGTCGCGGCCGCGTTCGGCTACATGGGCCTGCCGCTGATGGCCGGCTTCGCCGGCGAAGTGTTCATCTTCCTCGGCGGCTTCGAGGCCACGTTCGCGTACGCCCAGCTGTTCACGGCGCTGGCGATGTTCGGCATCGTCATCGTCGCGGGCTATCTCCTGTTCGCCATGCAGCGGGTCCTCTTCGGCCCGTTCCGCGCGGACACGGACTACGACATCGTGCCGGCGGCACTCCACGACACGACGCCCATCGTCGTGTTGCTACTGCTGGTGATCCTGCTCGGCACGGTACCGGACGTGTTCTTCGCCATGATCCTGGACGCCGTCGACCCGATGGTGGACGCCGTACCGTCTACGATCGCGCTGCCGTTCGGGGGTGAGTTCCTGTGACGGAACTGCCACCCCTGACCCCCCAGCTGATCCTGGGGGCGACCGCGCTGCTCGTCATCGGCGTGAGCGCAGTCGCACCCGACGAAGAGAGCAACGCCCTGCTCGCCGGTATCAGTGCGGCGGGCGCCCTGCTCACCGCTGGGGTCGCGGCGTGGTTCCTCGCGGCCGGGACCGGCGACTTCCAGTTCGTGCAGTTCGACGGCGCACTCGTCGTGGACGCGCTGAGCCTGTTCTTCGCGTTCATCGTCGGGAGCGTCGCGACGCTCGTCATCGTGGCGAGCTACGACTACCTCGAGGGCAGCGACAACCTCGCGACGTACTACTCGCTGGTGTTGCTCGCCGCCACCGGGATGAGCCTGATGGCCTCGGCGAACAGCCTGGTGACGGTGTTCGTCAGCATCGAGCTGTCGAGTCTCCCGTCGTTCGCGCTGGTCGCGTTCCTGAAGAAGGACCGTGGTAGCGTGGAGTCGGGCCTGAAGTACTTCCTCATCGGGGCGCTGTCGTCGGCGGTGATGGCCTACGGTATCAGCCTCATCTACGCGTCGACCGGCACCCTGCTGCTCCAGAACATCGCCGAGACGCTCGACACCCAGCAGTTCGTCGGCGTGCTCGGTCTGGGCATCGTGATGCTCACCGGCGGCTTCGCGTTCAAGACCGCCTCCGTGCCGTTCCACTTCTGGGCGCCGGAGGCCTACGAGGGCGCGCCCGCACCCATCAGCGCGTTCCTCTCCTCGGCGTCGAAGGCGGCCGGCTTCGCGGTCGCGTTCCGCGTGTTCACGACCGCCTTCCCGCTGGAGGCGCTGGCGACCACCGTCGTCGACTGGTCGCTGCTGTTCGCGGTGCTCGCCGTCGTCACGATGACTCTCGGCAACTTCGCCGCGGCGACCCAGGACAACGTCAAGCGGATGCTCGCGTACTCCTCGGTGGGGCACGCGGGCTACGTGCTCATCGGCCTCGCCGCCATCCAGAGCGGCGCCGGCGCGGAGAACTCCTTCGTGCTCGGCGCGTCGATGATGCATCTGCTCGTCTACGGCTTCATGAACACGGGCGCGTTCCTGTTCGTCGCGCTCGCCGAGTACTGGGGCGTCGGCCGGACGTTCGAGGACTACAACGGTCTCGCCGAACGCGCCCCCGTGGCGTGTGTCGCGATGACCGTGTTCGTGTTCAGCCTCGCCGGCCTCCCCGTGGGCGGTGGCTTCCTCTCGAAGTACCTCCTGTTCGCGGGCGCGGTCCAGTCCGGCTTCGCGTGGCTCGCCGCCATCGCGGCCCTCAACAGCGCGCTGTCGCTGTTCTACTACTCGCGGGTCGTGAAGGCCATCTGGATCGAGGACCCGGCCGACGACCTGACGCTGCGCGGTACGCCGACCGGCCTCTACGCCGCCGTCGTCGCCGCCGCCGTGGCGACGGTCGTGTTGCTGGTCGCCTTCGACCCCGTCGCGCAGACCGCGATTCACGCTGCTGGCGTCCTCTTCGGCGTCTAACGCCGGGGGGATACAGCGGTACCTTTTAGCGGGCGGACGCGATAGCACACACCGAATGGTTTCTCGGCTCGTGCTCGGCTGCGGAACGACGGGCCACGCCCTCGTCCAGTCGTTCGCAGGACGACGCGGCGACCTCTTCGTCATCGACTCCGACGAGAGCCGCGTGGAGTCGCTGCGCAACGAGAAGGTCGCGGCCGAGCTGGGCGACGTCACGGACCCCGAGGTGATTCGGCGCCCGAACCACCCGGTCGACGTGGTCGTGGTGGCGTCCGACGCGGCGGAGGTCAACCGGCTGGCGGCGGACGCCGCTCGCGAGGTGTACCCGAACGCCGAGCTCGTGGCGTTGCTCGGGTTCGAGGCGACCAACCACGACAGGGCCGCCCTCGAGTCGCTGGCCGACCACATCGTCGACCCGGGGGCGGCCGTCCTCGACCACGTCGAGGAGGTGACTGCGACTGGGGCGTCCGTCCGTCTGCAGGCGCTCCGCGAAGTCCTCAACGACATCGAGGGGACCCTCGGCGTCTTCATGCACGACAACCCCGACCCGGACGCCATCGCGGCCGCCGTCGGACTGCAGGCGCTGGCAGGAGACGCGGGCGTCGACTCCGAGGCGTGTTACTTCGGGGAGATCTCCCACCAGGAGAACCGCGCGTTCGTCAACCTCCTCGACCTGGAGGTGCGGAACGTCACTGCCGCCGACGACCTGGAGTACGACGCCGTCGCGCTCGTCGACCACTCCGCGCCCGGCGTCAACGACCAGCTCGACCCCGAGACGGACGTGGACATCATCATCGACCACCACCCGCCGAAGGCGGACGTCGACGCCACCTTCGTCGACATCCGCGAGGAGATGGGCGCGGCCAGCACCATCCTCGTGGAGTACATCCGGGGGTACAACCTCGACATCGACACGTCGGTGGCGACCGCGCTGCTGTACGGCATCAGGGTGGACACGAAGGACTTCGCCCGCGAGATCACTATCGACGACTTCGAGGCCGGCGCGTGGCTGCTCCCGCAGACCGACACCGACGTCCTCGAACGCATCGAGACGCCGTCGATGAGCGCTGACACCCTCGACACCATCGCGGCCGCCATCCGCAACCGGGAGCTCGACGGGTCGATGCTGGCGTCCTGCGTCGGCTCCATCGCCGACCGCGACACGCTCGCACAGGCCGCCGACCGCTTGCTCGCGATGCGCGGGGTGACCGTCACCTTCGTCTACGGCTTCACCGAGGGGACCATCTACGTCTCGGCGCGCGCTCGCGGGAAGGACATCGACCTCGGCGCGGTGCTCCGTGAGGCGTTCGGCGACCTGGGGAGCGCGGGCGGCCACGCCGACATGGCGGGCGCACAGCTCCCGCTGGGACTGTTCGACGAGGTCGACGACGAAGCCGAGGCCACGCTCACGGAGATGGTCGAGGACGTGGTGTCGAAGCGGTTCTTCGACGCGGTTCGAGGGGAGTGAGCTTTTGCCGGTCGGCGTCCAATGCCTCGGTGATGGACCAGGCGTTCGAGTACGACGGGACCAAACCAAAGGTCGAGGACTACATGACGCGGGACGTGGCGACCGTCTCGCCCGACGACACGGTCCGCGACGTCGCGACCCGTATCTCCGAGAGCGAGCACAACGGCTTCCCGGTGTGTGACGGCCGGCGCGTCGAGGGGTTCGTCTCAGCGCGGGACCTCCTCCTCTCGGACCCCCAGGAACTCGTCTTCAAGGCGATGAGCGACGAGCTGATCGTCGCACACCCGGAGATGAAGGTGACGGACGCGGCCCGCGTCATCCTCCGGTCTGGCATCCAGAAGCTCCCCGTCGTGGACGACGCCGGCAACCTCGTCGGCATCATCTCGAACTCGGACGTCATCCGCTCGCAGATCGAACGCGCCACCCCGGAGAAGGTTGGGAAACTCAAGCGCACCCTGGAGACGATCCACGGCGTCGACGCCACCGAAGAACGCCGCTCCGTCCGGCTCTCGGAGATTGTACCGACCCAGAGGAAGGTGTACGCCGACGAACTGGAGGGGCGGAGCTACGAACTCGAACACGGGCTGGCGGAGCCCCTGGTGGTCATCGACAACAGCGGGGAGAGCGGCAGCGACGACGGCGACCTGCTGCTCGCGGACGGCCACCACCGCGTGATGGCCGCCGAGCGCTCGGGCGTCGAGGAGATGGACGCCTACGTCATCGTCCTCGGCAGACGCGTCGACCTGGGGATGGCCCGCACCGCCGAGAAGGAGGGGCTGGACTCGATCTCGGACATCAGCGTCGTCGACTACGCACGCCACCCGCTCGTCGAGACCATCGAACGCCTCCAGTAGTCCGATCTCCAGTACTCCCGTCTCCGTACCCCGTCCGTCGCGGCGTCACGCCTCCGTGACGTTCAACTCCTCGTCGACGTGCATCGTGAGGCTGTCGGCTCCGACGTCGACCGTGAGTTCGACCTCGGTCGGGTCCTCGGAGACGATCGTCGCGTTGTCCGTCGAGTGTGCGAACTCCAGGGCCGCCGGGAACTCCCGCCTCAGGTCGACGCCGTGGTCGTAGTACAGGGAGACGACGGCGGGGTGTCGGAGGACAGTCAGCCCCACTGGCACGTGGATCGTCATCCAGCAGCGCTCGCAGTCGATGACGACGGAGAGGTGGCCGTCGTCGTCGCGCTCGAACTCGGAGGGCACTATCGCACTGGCGCAGACTGGGCACGTCCCGTCGACGGCGCGTTCGAGGTCCAGCTGGACGTCGCCGATGGCGAACTCGACGATCTCGTGGACGTCGGCCCCGTCGGCGACCGACGGCGGGACGGCGGTCATGAAGAACACGTCGTGTTCCTCGCACTGGACCGTGAGCAGGTGGTCCTCGTAGCGCGCCGTCAACCCCTCGCCACACTGGGGGCACTCGTGGTCGACGACGGCCTCCCGTGGCTCGGGGGCCGTGGTGTAGGTGCCGGCCTCGACGGAGCCGATGGCCTTCATCCCGGCGTACGTCGGCGCGTAGCCGTCCTCGCGTTTGACGACGAAGCGGTCCCTGAGCTTCCCGAGGTGGTAGTTGAACCGGCCGGCGTCGTCGAAACCGACGGCCCGTCGGAGTTCCGCGAACTCCACCGTCGAGCCGTCGCCCACGTGGCCACGGTTCGTCAGCTCGCGGAGGATGGCGACCCGGGAGGGGTCCGAGAGGACGCCGAACGCGTCCGCAGCGGTGTCGGGGTCGGTCATACCTCGGTGTGCGCTCCCGACCGACAAAAGCCCGTCGTGTCAGACGACGAGTAGAACGCTCGTTCTGGAAGCGAACGAACAGAAACGTCATTCTGGAAACCATTATCCTCGCCCGTGGTCTCTACTCTGATATGAGTCAGGCGAAATACCGCGACAGACCGACCGACTCGTCGGAGGGCGCCCCCGACGGCGAGACGGTGTTGGCAGTCGAGGGGTTGCAGAAGACGTACGGCGACGGCGAGGAGGCGGTCCACGCCGTCGACGACGTCTCGTTCGAGGTGTCACGTGGGGAAGTGGTCGGCGTGCTCGGGCCGAACGGCGCCGGGAAGACGACCACGATCAAGTCGATTCTCGGCCTCGTGGTCCCGAGCGCAGGCCGCGTCGAGATCGCGGGCGTTGACGTCGCCGCGGACCAGCGAGGCGTCTACCGGCACGTTGGCGCGATGCTGGAGGGCGCGCGGAACGTCTACTGGCGGCTCACCGTCCGCGAGAACCTCGAGTTCTTCGCCGCGCTCGGCGGCAACGACCCCGACGCCGCGCGGGAGCGCCACGAGCGACTCCTCGAACAGTTCGGTCTCGCGGAGAAGGCCGACGAGACGGTCAACGACCTCTCTCGCGGCCAGAAGCAGAAGGTGTCGCTGGCGGCCACCCTGGCCCGCGGGACCGACGTCGTCTTCCTCGACGAACCGACGCTCGGCCTCGACGTGGAGGCCTCCCTGGAACTCCGCCGGGAACTCCGTCGGCTCGCCGACGAGGAGGACATCACCATCGTCCTCTCCAGTCACGACATGGACGTCGTCGAGGACGTCTGCGACCGCGTCGTCATCCTCTCCGACGGCCGGGTCATCGCCGACGACCCGGTCGAGGACCTCGTCCGCGTCTTCGAGACGCAGGCCTACCGCCTCACCGTCGAGGGGAGCGTCGACGCCGGCGTTCGCGACCGACTGGGTCGGGCGTTCGCGGTCGACAACTGGGAGGACGTCGGCGACCGCACCCGGTTCGACGTCACGCTCGCGGACGGGGTTCCCGCGAGTGACGCTGGTGAGGGCACGTCGCGCGACGGCCACTCCCTCTACGGGCTCCTCGACGTGCTCCGCGACGAGGGCCTCGAGCTGCTCGACGTGGACGGCCTCGAACCCGACCTCGAGGACGTCTTCCTCGAAGTCACCGGGCGGACGCCCGGGGAGGGCGAGCAATGAGCGTCCCGACCGAACGCGCGACGGTGGACACCGGACTCAGGGGGTACCTGCGCTTCTTCCGCGCGTCGTTCAAGAAGATGCTCATCCTCCTGGTTCGCTACCCCGTCAACACCATCTCGCAGTTCGGGTCGATCCTGCTGTTCTTCCTCGTCCTGTTCTACGGAGGGCGGGCCGTCGCACCGACGGCCATGTCGAACACGCTGTCCGGCCTCATCGTCGGGTTCTTCCTCTGGACGCTGTCCATCGCGGCGTACGGTGGACTCTCGTGGGGCATCACGCGGGAGGCCCAGTGGGGGACCCTCGAACAGCTGTTCATGTCGCCGTTCGGCTTCGGCCCCGTCATGATCGCCAGAACGCTCGTCAGCATCCTGGAGACGTTCCTCTGGGGGACCGTCACGCTCCTGTTCATGATGGTCGTGACTGGCCGCTGGCTCACCCTCGACCCGTTGACCGTGATCCCGCTGGCCGCGCTCGCGCTCGCGCCGGCGGTGGGCATCGGGTTCGTCTTCGGCGGGCTCGCCATCCGGTTCAAGCGCATCGAGAACGCCTTCCAGCTCGTGCAGTTCGTGTTCGTGGCGCTCATCGCCGCGCCCGTCGACCAGTACCCGCTGTTGAAGTGGCTGCCGCTCGCGCAGGGGAGCCAGCTCCTCCAGACGGCGATGAGCGACGGCGTCGCGCTCTGGAACCTCCCCGCCGGCGAACTCGCAGTGCTCGTCGTCACCGCAGTCGTCTACCTCCTGGTCGGCTACGCCGCCTTCCACTACTGCCAGCGGTGGGCGCGCCGCGAGGGCGTCATGGGACACTACTGATTCCAGTCCGCGTGTGGTCCAGTGCCACACCGTCAAATCATTTACATGAAGGCGACGACACGGGTGTCGTAGGGCACGTGGTCCAGCACGCTGTCCCCCGAA contains:
- the nuoL gene encoding NADH-quinone oxidoreductase subunit L; this translates as MVGAFDFAPAIPLLPFASFLIALVVGYFAPRLLPKGGAVPGILATAGSLALSVWAFLTVSGGSYHAETVYTWVVAEQAFSLHFGILLDPLSTMMLVIVSLVAFLVHVFSLGYMNDEGETGLPRYYAGLGLFTFSMLSFVIADNLLMAFMFFELVGLCSFLLIGFWFREPGPPSAAKKAFLVTRFGDYFFLIGVVGIFATFGTSRFIATGEGAESFPHLAELAIQAVNGEGTMPEHVASFLDVIGMSAQSWFAILGLLVLGGVVGKSAQFPLHTWLPDAMEGPTPVSALIHAATMVAAGVYLVARMYGFYALLPTVLAIIALVGGFTALFAATMGVVKDELKQVLAYSTISQYGYMMLGLGAGGYVAATFHLMTHAFFKALLFLGAGSVIIAMHHNENMWDMGGLKEKMPVTYYTFLSGSLALAGIVPFAGFWSKDEVLYYAVNYGAGETPILLAAYAMGLLAVLFTGFYTFRMVFLTFHGDARTETARDPHGVGWNVKFPLVVLGVLAATAGLVNMTPVAEFTGAHIEFLHQWLVIPEGSDFAALGYDQYHHLLVDFSGYGEAELSPLLPAALSLALALTGAGLAWFLYSGDEPEEHTEKLGSAKTVLYNNYYQDEYQVWLAEGLTLPLARAANTFDQGIVDGVVNGVSSVSLFAGGRIKRVQDGLVTHYAAMLAIGLVALLVAFGLLGGWF
- a CDS encoding complex I subunit 4 family protein, with translation MIIEALIAVTLISAIVVMLAPDRVAGKLALGLSLLPVVGSLWMYAQFDAVGNALFDEGSLAFETMTQWITVGPYTLNWHVGVDGISMPLVVLTTVLTSLAIMSAWTPIDSRQSQFYALMLFMEASLLGVFTALDFIVWFVFWEFVLVPMYFLIGIWGGPRRKYAAIKFFVYTNVASLVMFIGFVALVFALPVATMDLPTIAEALRVGDFQTTYGLGAEGLKVVAFFAMFFGFAVKVPTIPLHTWLPDAHVQAPTPASVMLAGVLLKMGTYALLRFNFTLLPDVAATYAVPIAAIAVASVIYGAMLALAQQDLKRIVAYSSVSSMGYVILGLVAYNHYGLGGATFQMVAHGLISGLMFMCVGVIYNTAHTRMVGDLSGIADRMPVTAAVFVAAAFGYMGLPLMAGFAGEVFIFLGGFEATFAYAQLFTALAMFGIVIVAGYLLFAMQRVLFGPFRADTDYDIVPAALHDTTPIVVLLLLVILLGTVPDVFFAMILDAVDPMVDAVPSTIALPFGGEFL
- a CDS encoding NADH-quinone oxidoreductase subunit N — translated: MTELPPLTPQLILGATALLVIGVSAVAPDEESNALLAGISAAGALLTAGVAAWFLAAGTGDFQFVQFDGALVVDALSLFFAFIVGSVATLVIVASYDYLEGSDNLATYYSLVLLAATGMSLMASANSLVTVFVSIELSSLPSFALVAFLKKDRGSVESGLKYFLIGALSSAVMAYGISLIYASTGTLLLQNIAETLDTQQFVGVLGLGIVMLTGGFAFKTASVPFHFWAPEAYEGAPAPISAFLSSASKAAGFAVAFRVFTTAFPLEALATTVVDWSLLFAVLAVVTMTLGNFAAATQDNVKRMLAYSSVGHAGYVLIGLAAIQSGAGAENSFVLGASMMHLLVYGFMNTGAFLFVALAEYWGVGRTFEDYNGLAERAPVACVAMTVFVFSLAGLPVGGGFLSKYLLFAGAVQSGFAWLAAIAALNSALSLFYYSRVVKAIWIEDPADDLTLRGTPTGLYAAVVAAAVATVVLLVAFDPVAQTAIHAAGVLFGV
- a CDS encoding DHHA1 domain-containing protein, with translation MVSRLVLGCGTTGHALVQSFAGRRGDLFVIDSDESRVESLRNEKVAAELGDVTDPEVIRRPNHPVDVVVVASDAAEVNRLAADAAREVYPNAELVALLGFEATNHDRAALESLADHIVDPGAAVLDHVEEVTATGASVRLQALREVLNDIEGTLGVFMHDNPDPDAIAAAVGLQALAGDAGVDSEACYFGEISHQENRAFVNLLDLEVRNVTAADDLEYDAVALVDHSAPGVNDQLDPETDVDIIIDHHPPKADVDATFVDIREEMGAASTILVEYIRGYNLDIDTSVATALLYGIRVDTKDFAREITIDDFEAGAWLLPQTDTDVLERIETPSMSADTLDTIAAAIRNRELDGSMLASCVGSIADRDTLAQAADRLLAMRGVTVTFVYGFTEGTIYVSARARGKDIDLGAVLREAFGDLGSAGGHADMAGAQLPLGLFDEVDDEAEATLTEMVEDVVSKRFFDAVRGE
- a CDS encoding CBS pair associated ParBc domain-containing protein — its product is MDQAFEYDGTKPKVEDYMTRDVATVSPDDTVRDVATRISESEHNGFPVCDGRRVEGFVSARDLLLSDPQELVFKAMSDELIVAHPEMKVTDAARVILRSGIQKLPVVDDAGNLVGIISNSDVIRSQIERATPEKVGKLKRTLETIHGVDATEERRSVRLSEIVPTQRKVYADELEGRSYELEHGLAEPLVVIDNSGESGSDDGDLLLADGHHRVMAAERSGVEEMDAYVIVLGRRVDLGMARTAEKEGLDSISDISVVDYARHPLVETIERLQ
- a CDS encoding helix-turn-helix domain-containing protein, which encodes MTDPDTAADAFGVLSDPSRVAILRELTNRGHVGDGSTVEFAELRRAVGFDDAGRFNYHLGKLRDRFVVKREDGYAPTYAGMKAIGSVEAGTYTTAPEPREAVVDHECPQCGEGLTARYEDHLLTVQCEEHDVFFMTAVPPSVADGADVHEIVEFAIGDVQLDLERAVDGTCPVCASAIVPSEFERDDDGHLSVVIDCERCWMTIHVPVGLTVLRHPAVVSLYYDHGVDLRREFPAALEFAHSTDNATIVSEDPTEVELTVDVGADSLTMHVDEELNVTEA
- a CDS encoding ABC transporter ATP-binding protein; translated protein: MSQAKYRDRPTDSSEGAPDGETVLAVEGLQKTYGDGEEAVHAVDDVSFEVSRGEVVGVLGPNGAGKTTTIKSILGLVVPSAGRVEIAGVDVAADQRGVYRHVGAMLEGARNVYWRLTVRENLEFFAALGGNDPDAARERHERLLEQFGLAEKADETVNDLSRGQKQKVSLAATLARGTDVVFLDEPTLGLDVEASLELRRELRRLADEEDITIVLSSHDMDVVEDVCDRVVILSDGRVIADDPVEDLVRVFETQAYRLTVEGSVDAGVRDRLGRAFAVDNWEDVGDRTRFDVTLADGVPASDAGEGTSRDGHSLYGLLDVLRDEGLELLDVDGLEPDLEDVFLEVTGRTPGEGEQ
- a CDS encoding ABC transporter permease, which translates into the protein MSVPTERATVDTGLRGYLRFFRASFKKMLILLVRYPVNTISQFGSILLFFLVLFYGGRAVAPTAMSNTLSGLIVGFFLWTLSIAAYGGLSWGITREAQWGTLEQLFMSPFGFGPVMIARTLVSILETFLWGTVTLLFMMVVTGRWLTLDPLTVIPLAALALAPAVGIGFVFGGLAIRFKRIENAFQLVQFVFVALIAAPVDQYPLLKWLPLAQGSQLLQTAMSDGVALWNLPAGELAVLVVTAVVYLLVGYAAFHYCQRWARREGVMGHY